Genomic DNA from Bacteroides zhangwenhongii:
AATTTCTCGGAATACATGGCGTTGCTCTCCGGCAATACCGACCTGTTGGACAAGGCGAAACTGGAAAAGCGGATCGCATCGCTCGAAGGGGAACGCAAGTCGTTCAACAAGGGCAAGCGTGATTCGGAGTTCAAGCTGGAGTCAAAGACCGGCGAGTTGCGCAACAACACGGCTTTCATAGATGCCATGACGGAGGACTGGAACCGCTTCCTGTCGGTGGTGCAGACCGACAAGGAGGGCAACCGCCTTAATATAATAAAGGTGGACGGAGTGGATTCCGCCGATGAGAAGGTCATCGGAAAGCGTTTGCAGGAGATAGCCAAGAATGCCACGACCGGAGGGTTGTACACGCAGGTCGGTGAACTTTACGGTTTTCCGATAAAGGTGGTGAGCGAAAGGATACTCAAAGAGGGATTGGAGTTCACCGACAACCGCTTCGTGGTCGAGGGGAACTACAAGTACACCTACAACAACGGGCATCTGGCGATGGCTGACCCGTTGGCCGCCGCCCGCAACTTCCTCAACGCGATGGAGAGGATACCCTCCATCATCGACCAGTACAAGGCGAAGAACGAGGTGCTGGAGATGGAGATACCGCAGTTACAGGAGATAGCGGGTAAGGTGTGGAAGAAGGAGGACGAGCTGAAGCAGTTGAAGTCCGAACTTGCCGCCCTTGACCGAAAAATTCAGCTGGAGCTTGCGCCACCCACGCCCGAAGTCGCAGAAAAGGAGAATGAAGGGCAACAGCTCAAGCCGAAAGCGGAAGATGTGAGGAACAGGCAGGCGCAATATCCCGAAAATGCACCGCCGCAGATACGCAGTCCGGCGGATAGTATCGTTGCCAACCATGTCATAATCGGGCGTCCGGGACTGTATGCCAAGGAGGAAACCCGGTCCAAAGGATTGAAAATATAACCTAAGGAATTTTATCTGAAGTATTAATAAGGGCTATCCCAAAAGGTCTAAAAGTAAATTTTATCCTTTCTGCAAGTATCTATAGGATGGCAACTGCATTTTTTTCTTTTTGGGCAGCCCTTATTAAAATTTATTCTTATTTTAGGTTATATACATTCATGGCCATTTATGTAAAAAATTCCTGCTGACCTTGTTTATGTCTTGTCAGTCACCATTTGCAAAACCATATTTGACCCTCAAAGAGGCTGAATTTGATAAGTAACTTGCTACATACTCATAATAAGGAGCTAAATAGAACACGAATGGGAAATACACAAATGCTAAACTAAAGAAGATATTGGCCAAAATAAACGCTATACCGAGAGAGAAACTTGATTTTTCAACTTCCTAAAACGGTGTTGTTCAAACATTTCTACTTATTTGTACTTGCCAGTTGAACCTACGCTTCCCTAATAAAATGTCTATGGTAAAAAGTTAAAAAATCCTCCCACTTTTGTTAGATATATTTTTTTGTGTAATTTTGTAATCGTTATGCGGCAGTAATAATATACATATTAATACGAGTTAGTAATCCTGTAGTTCTCATATGCTACGAGGAGGTATTAAAAGGTGCGTTTCGACAATGCATCTACTGTAGTATATTATTGCTTAATCCAAATGAATATTATAAATTTAGGAATTCTTGCTCACATTGATGCAGGAAAAACTTCCGTAACCGAGAATCTGCTGTTTGCCAGTGGAGCAACGGAAAAGTGCGGCCGTGTGGATAATGGTGACACCATAACGGACTCTATGGATATAGAGAAACGTAGAGGAATTACTGTCCGGGCTTCTACGACATCTATTATCTGGAAATACACGTTAATTTTGCACCCTAAAATTGCTATATGATTATTAAAACAAAGAATCTTATAATCAGAAACTTTCAGGAGAAGGATGCCGTGGGCTTATTGGAATACCTCTCCCATCCACGTGTTAATTGCTTTGCTGACGATCGTCTGTATTCAGAGGAATCTGCGCTGGCTTATATATCCAATACTCCAAAGGATATGTTACGCTATGCCGTATGTCTGAAGGAAGACGATTTCATCATTGGTGATGTTTTCGCCTTGCGTGAATATACTGATACATTTAGTGTGGGCTGGCACTTCAACCAACGCTTTGAGGGCAAAGGACTGGCCTACGAAGCGGCAACAGAATTTTTGGACTACCTCTTTTGTGATGCCGGTGCACGGCGTGTTTACGGATTTGTCGAAGACGATAACTTGCGGTCGAAAAGGTTGTGCAAACGCCTCGGAATGAGGTATGAGAGATGTATGAAAGAGTTCATATCGTTTGTATGTTATCCTGACGGGACACCACGGTATGAGGACACCTGCATCTATGCGATATTGAATAAAGAATGGACGGAACAGCGAGAGCAGAAGCCAAATTCACTTGGATTATGCCGAGTCGTGACGGACATGCACGAAATGAATGAAAAAAAACAATAAGGACTAATGATGAATAGACGAACATGGATTGCCGGTATCACGGCAACGATCCTGCTGGCTGCTTCATTGGCAGCCTGCAAACAGGAACAGCAAGGAGAGGAAACAGGACAGGCACTGCCCGTCATGGTGGTTTCTTCCCAACCAATTGAATTTGAAGAAACCTATTCCGCTTCGATTCGTGGGCTACAGGATGTGGACATCATACCTCAAGTATCGGGTCGCATCATCCGCCTATGCGTGAAAGAGGGAGAGCAAGTAAAAACAGGGCAAGTGCTGGCTGTCATAGACCAGGTGCCCTATCAGGCAGCCTTGCGCACGGCACGCGCCAACGTCAGTGCGGCACAGGCAAAAGTGGAAACAGCGCGTATCGAGCTGAACGGCAAACAGTCGTTGTTCGATGAAAAAGTCATATCCGATTACGAACTGTCTGTTGCCCGAAACCAATTAGCAGTGGCACAGGCAGAGCTGGAACAAGCAAAAGCTCAGGAAGCAAATGCCCGAAACGATTTGTCATACACCGAAATCAAGAGTCCGAGCAACGGGGTTATAGGCACGTTGCCTTACCGCATCGGCGCACTCGTCGGTCCCACCATCGAACAACCGTTTACAGTGGTGTCGGACAATTCGGAGATGTATGCCTATTTCTCCGTCTCCGAAAACAAGCTGCGTCAGCTCAGGGCGCAATACGGGTCGATCGACAAGATGATTTCCCGGATGCCGGAAGTCGGCCTGCAACTGAACGACGGCACGCTCTATGGGCAGAAAGGACACATAGAGACCGTCAGCGGCATTGTGAACCCCACTACCGGGGCGGTGCAAATCAAAGCCCTGTTCCCCAATCCCGACCGCGAGCTGCTGAGCGGGACTATCGGCAACGTCATCTTGCAAGGAGTGAATACGGATGCCATTTTGGTCCCCATGTCCGCCACTGTCGAGTTGCAGGACAAGATTATCGCCTACCGCCTTAAAAACGGAAAGGCCGAAGCCGCCTACCTGACCGTGGACCGCCTGAACGACGGCAACCACTTCGTTGTAGAACAGGGCTTGTCCGTCGGCGACACCCTCATCACCGAAGGTGTGGGGCAGCTAAAGGAAGGAATGAACGTCACACCTAAAACCACAAAGCCATGAACCTGCGTTTCTTCATAGACCGCCCGGTGTTTTCGGGTGTCATCTCCGTGGTGATTGTCCTGATGGGCGTAATCGCCATGAAAGCCCTTCCCGTGGAGCAATATCCCGACATCGCCCCGCCCACCATTAATGTATGGGCGTCCTATCCCGGAGCCAATGCCGAGACGGTGCAGAAAGCCGTAATCGTTCCTCTGGAAGAGGCCATCAACGGCGTGGAGGACATGACCTACATGACCTCCACGGCATCTAATACAGGCGATGCTTCCATCAACATCTATTTCAAGCAGGGCTCCAACGCCGACATGGCGGCGGTCAATGTGCAGAACCGCGTGAACGGCGTGTTGAGCCAGCTTCCGGCAGAAGCGACCAAGACCGGCGTCACCACCGAGAAGCAGCAGAATGCCGAGTTGCTGACATTCGCCCTCTACAGCCCCGACAACCGTTTCGACCAGACCTTTCTCAACAATTACGTGAAGATTAACGTAGAGCCGCGATTGAAACGTATCGGCGGTGTGGGAAAGGCGCAACTGTTCGGTTCCAACTACAGTATGCGCCTCTGGCTGCGTCCCGACAAGATGGCGCAGTACGGACTGATTCCCGATGACATCTCCTCCGTGCTGGCGAAGCAGAACATCGAGGCGGCAACCGGTTCGTTCGGAGCCAATCATCCCACGGCAAATGAATACACGATGAAGTATCGCGGCCGCCTATCCACGGCGGAAGAGTTCGGCGAGCTGGTCGTCAAGTCCCTGCCCGGCGGTGACGTGCTTCGGCTGAAAGATGTCGCCGATGTGGAGTTGGGCGATGAATTCTACAACTATTCCACCGAGGTGAACGGACATCCGGCTGCCACGATGCTCATCAACCAGAAAGCGGGTTCCAACGCTTCGAGCACCATCAATGAGATTCACGAGGTGCTCGATGAAATTGAACGCGACCTGCCGGAAGGGGCGGAGTTCGTGGTGCTGACCGATACCAACAAGTTCCTGTATGCCTCCATCAATTCTGTCATACGGACGCTTATCGAGGCGATACTTCTGGTTATCGTGGTGGTGTATGTGTTCTTGCAGGACATCAAGTCCACGCTCATTCCCACGGTTTCCATCTTCGTCTCCATCATCGGCACGTTTGCCGTGATGTCGCTGATAGGCTTTTCCATCAACCTGCTTACGCTTTTCGCCCTTGTGCTTGCCATCGGTACGGTAGTGGACGATGCCATCGTAGTGGTAGAGGCGGTGCAGGCGAAGTTCGACGAGGGCTATCAGTCGCCGGTGCTTGCCGCCGATGATGCCATGAAGGGCGTTTCGTCCGCCATTCTCACCTCTACCATTATCTTTATGGCGGTGTTCATCCCGGTGGCAATGATGGGCGGTACTTCCGGGGCGTTCTATGCCCAGTTCGGTATCACGATGGCGGTTGCCGTGGGCATATCGGCTATTAATGCATTTACCCTTTCACCTGCATTATGCGCTTTGTTCCTGAAACCTTATATTGACGAGCACGGAAACACGAAGAACAATTTTGCGGCACGCTTCCGCAAGGCATTCAATGCCGTATTCGACCGTTTGAGCCGCCGCTATGTACGTGGGGTACTGTATATCATCCATCGCCGGTGGCTGTTGTGGGGAACGATTGCCGCCTCGTTCGGGTTGCTGGTCTTGCTGGTCAATATCACGAAGACAGGACTTATTCCGCAGGAAGACACCGGCACGGTGATGGTAAGCATGAACACAAAGCCCGGTTCCTCCATGGCGCAGACCAACAAGGTGATGGCGCGTATCAACAGCCGTCTTGACAGCATCCCTGAGATTGAGTACAGCGGAGCGGTCGGAGGATTCTCATTCAGCGGTTCCGGCCCTTCACAGGCCATGTATTTCATGACACTTAAAGATTGGGACCAGCGCAAGGACGAAGGGCAATCGGTGGACGACGTGATAGGCAAGATTTATGCCGCCACCGCTGATGTTCCCGATGCCACGATGTTTGCCATGTCGCCGCCGATGATTGCCGGCTACGGCATGGGCAACGGTTTCGAGCTTTACTTGCAGGACAAGACCGGTGGCGATGTCACTGCATTCAAGAAGGAGGCGGACAGATTCGTAGAGGCATTGTCCCGCCGTCCCGAAATCGGAGAGGTCTATTCGTCTTTTGCCGCTGACTATCCCCAGTATTGGGTGGACATCGACGCGGCGAAATGCGAGCAGTCGGGCATATCTCCCGCCGATGTGCTTTCCACGCTCTCCGGCTATTATACCGGGTCGTATGTGTCGGACTTCAACCGTTTCTCCAAGCTCTATCACGTCACCATGCAGGCACCGGCGGAGTACCGCATAAATACGGAGTCGCTTAACCGGATGTACGTGCGTACTTCCGACGGCAGCATGGCACCGTTGGGTCAGTTCGTGCGCCTGACCAAGACCAACGGGCCTTCCGACCTTACGCGCTTCAACCTTTTCAACGCCATCGCCATCAACGGCTCTCCGGCATCGGGCTACAGTTCCGGCCAGGTCATCAAGGCGATTGGCGAGACGGCACGTGAGGTGCTTCCCGCCACTTGCAGCTATGAGTTCGGAGGCTTGTCGCGCGAGGAGAGCAAGACCACCAACAATGCCGCATTGATATTCATCCTCTGCATGGTGCTGATATACCTGATACTTTGCGCCCTCTACGAAAGCGTGTTCATCCCCTTTGCCGTGCTACTGTCCGTGCCTTGCGGACTGATGGGCAGCTTCCTGTTCGCGTGGCTGTTCGGGCTGGAGAACAACATCTATATGCAGACCGGACTGATTATGATTATCGGACTGCTTGCCAAGACCGCCATCCTGCTGACCGAATATGCCGGCAAGCGGCGGTCGGAAGGCATGACTCTGTCACAGGCGGCATACAGCGCGGCAAAGGTTCGTCTGCGTCCCATCCTGATGACCGTCTTGTCGATGGTGTTCGGCCTTATTCCGCTGATGATGGCTCATGGCGTGGGTGCCAACGGCAGCCGCTCGCTCGCCACAGGCGTAATAGGCGGCATGATAGTGGGCACATTGGCGTTGCTGTTCCTCGTGCCGTCGCTGTTCATCACATTCCAATATATTCAAGAACAGGTTAAACGTAAATAAAATGAATAAGATAATCCTATCTATATTATCAACTCTGATGCTTACCGGCTGCGGCACATACAGCCGGTATCATCGGGCTGACCTCCCGACAGAGGGTCTGTACGGGGACATCCCGGAAAATGTTGATACAACAACCCTCGCATCCATTTCATGGCGGGAGATGTTTACAGATCGGGAACTCCAGTCTTTGATTGAGATCGGGCTTGAACGGAACACCGACCTCAACGTGGCGCGTTTGCGCGTTGAAGCGGCAGAGGCGGCTTTGATGACGGCCAAACTGTCCTATCTTCCGTCTTTGGGAATCAATGCCGAAGGTGGCATCAGCCGCTACGACGGGGCTACCGCAAAGACATACAATGTCGGAGCGAGTGCAAGTTGGGAGCTTGACATATTCGGCAAGCTTACGGCTGCGAAGCGTGGCGCGGTTGCCGCACTGCAAGGAAGCCGTGACTATCAGCAGGCCGTGCAGACACAGCTTGTCGCCACGATAGCAGACAGCTATTACACACTTGCTCATCTTGACGCGCAGATAGCGATAAACAACCGGACTTTGGAAAACTGGCGGGCTACCGTGCGCACGCTCGAGGCGTTGAAAAAGGTGGGCAAGGCAAATGAAGCCGGTGTGTTGCAGGCAAAGGCAAACGTGATGAAACTCGAATCATCGCAACTGGCTATATGCAAGAGTATCGCCGAAACGGAGAACGCCTTGTCTGCCATACTTGCCATGCCGTCACACGCGATTGAGCGGAGCGACTTGACCAAAGCCTCTTTCCCTGATACCATATCTGTCGGAGTTCCCATGCAGTTGCTTTCCAACCGCCCCGATGTGCGTCAGGCCGAAATGGAAGTGGCTCAGGCGTTTTACGCCACCCACGTAGCCCGCACAGCCTTCTACCCCAATATCACCCTTTCGGGCACATTGGGTTGGACTAACAATGGAGGTGGGGCGATTACCAATCCCGGGCAATGGCTACTCAAAGCCATCGGTTCCCTGACGCAGCCATTGTTTAACCGGGGCGCGAATATCGCCAACTTGAAGATTGCCCAAACCAAACAGGAAGAAGCCAAATTATTATTCCAACAATCATTGCTGAACGCGGGGAAAGAGGTGAACGATGCCTTAACCGCATGGCAAACGGCTAAGTCGCAATATGAAATAAACACTCGGCAGGTTGAGACCTTGCGTGAAGCGGTGCGCAAGACGGAACTGCTGATGAGCCATTCCGGTACCACCTATTTGGAGATATTAACTGCCCAACAGTCACTTCTTGAAGCAGAACAATTGCAACTGCAAACCTCTTTTGAGCGCATACAGAGCATTATCAAACTTTATCATGCATTGGGAGGCGGTAGGAGTTAAGACCTAAAGTGTAAATGGATTTTATAAATATTGATATAGCCCTCAAACATAGTGCATACCTGTAACATTTGAGAAATTATCAAATATCTCTCATTAGATTATAGTGATATAGTTATTTGTACATAAGTGTGCTTTTTGAGAATATCTATGGCGTGATGACTTCCTTTTACAGGGAGCATTGCGCTATTTTCATATAAATTATTCATTAACAACATCCGAAGTATGGAGATAAATCCATTCATCCGAAAACTTATTCCTTTTTTTTACAGGGAAGTTTTCTACCCGGCCCGTAAATGGTGATGCAGGACTGAACCACCTGCGCCAACTGTTGCTGGAAGCGCACAGAGAGTATCAGGACTATGTAGCCACAGGCGTAATGACGCTGCGGGTGTTTGCCTTGCAGTTCCTCGACGGTCATCATTATGCCGAAAATGACAACGCTGCAGACAAGAACATCCACCGCAAGGCGTTGGGTGCAATCGGCATCCTCCTGTTGGAAAGAACCGACCTTGTCAAACAATTCTTCACCCGGTCTTCACTGGAAGCCCCAGATATAGATAAGGTGATATTCCTTGTCTATACGGAACGTCGTGATGACGGAAAGCAAAATCCGGGAACATCCGGAACCGCCTCTGCGAATCGGGTGCAGGAACAAAGACTCTCGTGTGCAATCCGAGCCGAGGACATGCCACTGCTTGCTGACTGCGCTAATGACTCCAGCTTCTTCCAAAAGAAAGTCACAGTCCAGGAAATGAACGGTCTGATGTACGGAACACTCACTACTCCATTGGTGGCACTAAATCTTATGGGCATCGCCTATTTTTTTGACTGTCTGAGTGCCATGAACCTTGTCAGCCGCTGCTGGCAGACTGTCCTTGAGCGTAGCGGTTCCATCCTGTTGCAAGGGAAGAATAAGCCGCAGACACGTTCCAATTTCTCGTCCGCGCTCAACCGTGCAAGGAGCAACGGCATCTTCAGCAACAAGAATGACATAGACATTCTGATGAAGCATATACGCGAGAAATATG
This window encodes:
- a CDS encoding efflux transporter outer membrane subunit → MNKIILSILSTLMLTGCGTYSRYHRADLPTEGLYGDIPENVDTTTLASISWREMFTDRELQSLIEIGLERNTDLNVARLRVEAAEAALMTAKLSYLPSLGINAEGGISRYDGATAKTYNVGASASWELDIFGKLTAAKRGAVAALQGSRDYQQAVQTQLVATIADSYYTLAHLDAQIAINNRTLENWRATVRTLEALKKVGKANEAGVLQAKANVMKLESSQLAICKSIAETENALSAILAMPSHAIERSDLTKASFPDTISVGVPMQLLSNRPDVRQAEMEVAQAFYATHVARTAFYPNITLSGTLGWTNNGGGAITNPGQWLLKAIGSLTQPLFNRGANIANLKIAQTKQEEAKLLFQQSLLNAGKEVNDALTAWQTAKSQYEINTRQVETLREAVRKTELLMSHSGTTYLEILTAQQSLLEAEQLQLQTSFERIQSIIKLYHALGGGRS
- a CDS encoding GNAT family N-acetyltransferase — its product is MIIKTKNLIIRNFQEKDAVGLLEYLSHPRVNCFADDRLYSEESALAYISNTPKDMLRYAVCLKEDDFIIGDVFALREYTDTFSVGWHFNQRFEGKGLAYEAATEFLDYLFCDAGARRVYGFVEDDNLRSKRLCKRLGMRYERCMKEFISFVCYPDGTPRYEDTCIYAILNKEWTEQREQKPNSLGLCRVVTDMHEMNEKKQ
- a CDS encoding efflux RND transporter permease subunit: MNLRFFIDRPVFSGVISVVIVLMGVIAMKALPVEQYPDIAPPTINVWASYPGANAETVQKAVIVPLEEAINGVEDMTYMTSTASNTGDASINIYFKQGSNADMAAVNVQNRVNGVLSQLPAEATKTGVTTEKQQNAELLTFALYSPDNRFDQTFLNNYVKINVEPRLKRIGGVGKAQLFGSNYSMRLWLRPDKMAQYGLIPDDISSVLAKQNIEAATGSFGANHPTANEYTMKYRGRLSTAEEFGELVVKSLPGGDVLRLKDVADVELGDEFYNYSTEVNGHPAATMLINQKAGSNASSTINEIHEVLDEIERDLPEGAEFVVLTDTNKFLYASINSVIRTLIEAILLVIVVVYVFLQDIKSTLIPTVSIFVSIIGTFAVMSLIGFSINLLTLFALVLAIGTVVDDAIVVVEAVQAKFDEGYQSPVLAADDAMKGVSSAILTSTIIFMAVFIPVAMMGGTSGAFYAQFGITMAVAVGISAINAFTLSPALCALFLKPYIDEHGNTKNNFAARFRKAFNAVFDRLSRRYVRGVLYIIHRRWLLWGTIAASFGLLVLLVNITKTGLIPQEDTGTVMVSMNTKPGSSMAQTNKVMARINSRLDSIPEIEYSGAVGGFSFSGSGPSQAMYFMTLKDWDQRKDEGQSVDDVIGKIYAATADVPDATMFAMSPPMIAGYGMGNGFELYLQDKTGGDVTAFKKEADRFVEALSRRPEIGEVYSSFAADYPQYWVDIDAAKCEQSGISPADVLSTLSGYYTGSYVSDFNRFSKLYHVTMQAPAEYRINTESLNRMYVRTSDGSMAPLGQFVRLTKTNGPSDLTRFNLFNAIAINGSPASGYSSGQVIKAIGETAREVLPATCSYEFGGLSREESKTTNNAALIFILCMVLIYLILCALYESVFIPFAVLLSVPCGLMGSFLFAWLFGLENNIYMQTGLIMIIGLLAKTAILLTEYAGKRRSEGMTLSQAAYSAAKVRLRPILMTVLSMVFGLIPLMMAHGVGANGSRSLATGVIGGMIVGTLALLFLVPSLFITFQYIQEQVKRK
- a CDS encoding efflux RND transporter periplasmic adaptor subunit: MMNRRTWIAGITATILLAASLAACKQEQQGEETGQALPVMVVSSQPIEFEETYSASIRGLQDVDIIPQVSGRIIRLCVKEGEQVKTGQVLAVIDQVPYQAALRTARANVSAAQAKVETARIELNGKQSLFDEKVISDYELSVARNQLAVAQAELEQAKAQEANARNDLSYTEIKSPSNGVIGTLPYRIGALVGPTIEQPFTVVSDNSEMYAYFSVSENKLRQLRAQYGSIDKMISRMPEVGLQLNDGTLYGQKGHIETVSGIVNPTTGAVQIKALFPNPDRELLSGTIGNVILQGVNTDAILVPMSATVELQDKIIAYRLKNGKAEAAYLTVDRLNDGNHFVVEQGLSVGDTLITEGVGQLKEGMNVTPKTTKP